A genome region from Hevea brasiliensis isolate MT/VB/25A 57/8 chromosome 9, ASM3005281v1, whole genome shotgun sequence includes the following:
- the LOC110656023 gene encoding histone acetyltransferase HAC12 isoform X5, translating into MAFSSTLRESSEFPNSILQMSELVPQLISEDTIFPSMDFSIMNSTLGDVVQPKSHIQEQKQQRPYSSYEQFSNPLEMAGEIVPIHSHFPSEQIHGVHIALESSSLLSSSNGIAGPANPSNHLHFSVEHKSLHAYSSCKSPAIPADQFNTSKRHQSFQNMYNGLMMDSSTTGTGGSGSCASENMLPPTKRFKPSSDSSENLLTPSKDLKIEKSSCLLSYENRIASILAPLMVQPPFPKGLPPLLQLPESPVSINSEVLDGNIEFSKPMQNPSSVDQVRNSAGYNLLRMNAENLHTPSEEQIVDGPRTQEIDCSSFGEIADAVKDKPNEVYFNKSPALSEELGATSREEVIQVMSNFDHAKPDLETKKEEEMEPENLKTRGVSLIEFFSADEIKDHISSLQQWIGQRMSKGGKEKQVMHCANENTCQLCAADKLLLAPVPIYCSCCGSRIKCNVNYYSTSEENGMRHCFCTSCYRDSRGGSITFFGISILKAKLVKKKNDDEIEESWVQCDKCKHWQHQICALFNDIRDMEGKSEYVCPKCCLEEIEQGEHLPLPRAAVFSAKDLPTTLLSDYIEQRLFRRLQQEKEESAKALGRSLDEVPGADDLVVRVVLSVDKQLKVKQQFLEIFHDGNYPDEFPYRSKVILLFQKIEGVDVCLFGMYVQEFGSECSQPNHRCVYISYLDSVKYFRPDTKTAAGEALRTVVYHEILIGYLEYCKKRGFIACYLWACPPLKEEDYILYCHPEIQKTPKSDKLRQWYHSMLRKAAKENIVVDFTNLYDHFFVPTGHFYCKVTAARLPYFDGDYWSGAAENVIKNIEQQNGEHSGRKVKKVMTKRTLKALGHTNPSGGVTKDIILMQKLGQTIFPFKEDFIIVHLRFVCSYCHEVIFYGWRWCCNQCKNFQLCERCHDMEQGLNGGETHAIGSKEKHLLSKVMVDDIPSDTKDEDAILDNWLFENRHTFLGFCHKNHYQFDTLRRAKHSSMMILHHLHNPTIPTTGETCSICQQDTDTTDSNVCATCYNEKFGSLHIRRSTYHYYAANCENESISAQRKMHKLKELLDVLQHASQCEATNCDPCSYPNCLQIKRLFCHASKCPIRISRGCVPCKKVWFILKLHAGNCGQTDCCIPRCRDLKARS; encoded by the exons ATGGCATTTTCATCTACACTCAGAGAAAGCTCAGAGTTCCCCAATTCAATTTTGCAGATGTCAGAACTTGTTCCCCAATTGATTTCTGAAGACACTATTTTTCCTAGCATGGATTTTTCCATAATGAATTCAACTCTTGGTGATGTAGTGCAACCTAAATCACATATTCAAGAGCAGAAGCAGCAGAGGCCTTATTCATCATATGAGCAATTCAGTAACCCATTGGAGATGGCTGGAGAAATAGTTCCTATTCATTCTCATTTCCCCTCAGAACAGATACATGGAGTTCATATTGCTTTAGAAAGTTCTTCACTTCTTTCCAGTTCAAACGGAATTGCTGGACCAGCAAATCCTAGCAACCATTTGCATTTTTCTGTTGAACACAAGAGTTTACATGCTTATAGTAGCTGCAAGAGTCCTGCAATTCCAGCAG ATCAATTTAATACCAGTAAACGTCACCAAAGTTTTCAAAATATGTACAATGGTCTTATGATGGATTCAAGCACTACTGGAACCGGTGGGTCTGGCTCTTGTGCTTCAGAAAACATGCTGCCACCTACAAAACGTTTCAAGCCCAGCTCTGACAGTTCAGAAAACTTGCTGACTCCTTCAAAGGATCTGAAGATTGAAAAGTCCAGTTGTCTGTTGTCATATGAAAACAGAATTGCTTCTATATTGGCTCCATTGATGGTACAACCCCCTTTTCCTAAAGGACTTCCACCCTTGCTGCAATTGCCAGAATCTCCTGTATCTATTAATTCTGAGGTTTTGGATGGAAACATTGAATTTTCAAAGCCCATGCAAAATCCTTCAAGTGTAGATCAGGTTAGGAACAGTGCTGGGTATAATCTTTTGAGAATGAATGCTGAAAACTTGCATACTCCTTCTGAAGAACAAATTGTTGATGGTCCTAGGACACAGGAGATAGACTGTAGTAGTTTTGGTGAGATTGCAGATGCTGTAAAAGATAAGCCTAATGAGGTATATTTTAATAAATCACCTGCACTTTCTGAAGAGCTGGGTGCCACTTCTAGAGAGGAGGTGATACAAGTCATGTCTAATTTTGACCATGCCAAGCCTGATTTAGaaacaaaaaaggaagaagaaatggagcCAGAGAATCTAAAAACACGAGGTGTGTCTTTGATTGAATTTTTCTCAGCTGATGAAATAAAGGACCATATTTCAAGTCTTCAGCAGTGGATTGGTCAG AGAATGTCAAAGGGAGGAAAGGAAAAGCAAGTAATGCACTGTGCCAATGAGAATACATGCCAGTTGTGTGCAGCAGATAAGCTGTTACTAGCCCCAGTTCCAATATATTGCTCTTGTTGTGGTTCTCGAATCAAGTGCAATGTGAATTATTACAGTACCTCAGAGGAAAATGGTATGCGGCATTGTTTTTGTACCTCATGTTATAGGGATTCTCGAGGTGGGAGTATCACTTTCTTTGGAATTAGTATTCTGAAGGCAAAGCTGGTTAAGAAGAAGAATGATGATGAAATTGAAGAATCA TGGGTCCAGTGTGACAAATGTAAACATTGGCAACACCAGATATGTGCTCTCTTTAATGACATAAGAGATATGGAAGGGAAATCTGAGTACGTGTGTCCCAAATGCTGCTTAGAAGAGATTGAACAGGGGGAACATTTGCCTTTACCAAGGGCTGCTGTTTTTAGTGCAAAAGATTTGCCTACTACATTGCTTAGTGACTACATAGAGCAAAGACTCTTTAGGCGTCTTCAGCAGGAGAAAGAAGAGAGCGCAAAGGCTCTTGGAAGGAGCCTTGATGAG GTTCCTGGAGCAGATGATCTTGTTGTAAGAGTGGTGTTGTCTGTTGACAAACAGTTGAAAGTGAAGCAGCAGTTTCTAGAAATTTTTCATGATGGGAATTACCCTGATGAATTTCCATACAGATCAAAG GTGATTCTTTTGTTTCAGAAGATTGAAGGAGTAGATGTATGCCTTTTTGGCATGTACGTACAAGAGTTTGGTTCAGAGTGCAGTCAGCCAAATCACCGTTGTGTTTATATCTCATATCTTGATTCTGTTAAATACTTTAGGCCTGATACAAAGACTGCAGCTGGAGAAGCTCTTCGTACAGTTGTTTACCATGAAATATTG ATAGGATATCTTGAATACTGTAAGAAACGAGGTTTTATCGCTTGCTATTTATGGGCCTGCCCTCCTTTAAAGGAAGAAGATTATATCTTATATTGCCATCCAGAAATTCAGAAGACTCCAAAGTCTGACAAGTTGCGGCAATG GTATCATTCAATGCTAAGAAAAGCAGCCAAAGAAAATATTGTGGTTGATTTCACTAATTTATATGATCACTTCTTTGTTCCTACTGGGCATTTTTATTGCAAAGTAACGGCAGCTCGTTTGCCATATTTTGATGGTGATTATTGGTCTGGTGCTGCTGAGAATGTCATCAAGAATATTGAGCAACAAAATGGAGAACATTCAGGGAGGAAGGTGAAGAAAGTAATGACAAAGAGAACTTTAAAAGCCTTGGGGCATACAAATCCTTCTGGTGGTGTTACTAAAGATATTATACTGATGCAAAAA CTAGGACAAACCATCTTTCCTTTTAAGGAGGACTTCATTATTGTCCATTTGCGATTTGTTTGCTCATACTGCCATGAAGTGATATTTTATGGATGGCGTTGGTGTTGCAATCAGTGCAAAAATTTTCAGCTTTGTGAAAG ATGCCATGATATGGAGCAAGGCCTTAATGGTGGGGAAACACACGCTATAGGTAGCAAAGAAAAGCATTTACTTTCTAAG GTTATGGTTGATGATATTCCATCTGATACCAAGGATGAAGATGCTATTTTGGATAATTGGTTATTTGAAAATAGGCATACCTTCTTGGGTTTCTGTCACAAGAATCATTATCAGTTTGACACACTTCGCCGAGCCAAGCATTCCTCAATGATGATCCTACATCATCTTCATAATCCAACAATTCCCACTACTGGGGAAACCTGCAGCATTTGCCAGCAGGATACTGATACCACAGATAGTAATGTTTGTGCCACCTGCTATAATGAGAAATTTGGTTCTTTGCATATTCGCAGGTCAACTTATCACTATTATGCAGCTAATTGTGAAAATGAGAGTATATCTGCACAGCGGAAAATGCACAAG CTAAAGGAACTGCTAGATGTTCTACAACATGCCTCTCAATGTGAAGCAACCAATTGTGACCCCTGCTCTTACCCTAACTGCCTTCAAATCAAAAGGTTATTCTGTCATGCATCTAAGTGCCCCATTCGGATCTCCAGAGGTTGTGTGCCTTGTAAAAAGGTGTGGTTCATACTGAAGCTGCATGCAGGAAATTGTGGACAGACAGATTGCTGCATACCACGCTGCAG GGATTTGAAGGCCCGAAGCTAA
- the LOC110656023 gene encoding histone acetyltransferase HAC12 isoform X2 — protein sequence MLANGYVPGQVFGQTPSYPFSKFVNQSQLGANALNQYPTNDLNSLSDWRKDPRISFFRDLVREKIAESCKLELQEQGSNIVNVLENKLFMEAVSEEYMNLDVLRERLQNFYQKDMVDLNCSQQVSSYSGPTCEVLPALGLTHSCNSDAAYPPFNHFNNDITDYNPMMAGNNDQFSFLKGFLDSGNKLGLASLYCDSHMRKISNELLPSHDRSSVITSFSDRGSTITRNSNSDKVSEIGAYEGGPFFSKGVADDLSLPAMAFSSTLRESSEFPNSILQMSELVPQLISEDTIFPSMDFSIMNSTLGDVVQPKSHIQEQKQQRPYSSYEQFSNPLEMAGEIVPIHSHFPSEQIHGVHIALESSSLLSSSNGIAGPANPSNHLHFSVEHKSLHAYSSCKSPAIPADQFNTSKRHQSFQNMYNGLMMDSSTTGTGGSGSCASENMLPPTKRFKPSSDSSENLLTPSKDLKIEKSSCLLSYENRIASILAPLMVQPPFPKGLPPLLQLPESPVSINSEVLDGNIEFSKPMQNPSSVDQVRNSAGYNLLRMNAENLHTPSEEQIVDGPRTQEIDCSSFGEIADAVKDKPNEVYFNKSPALSEELGATSREEVIQVMSNFDHAKPDLETKKEEEMEPENLKTRGVSLIEFFSADEIKDHISSLQQWIGQRMSKGGKEKQVMHCANENTCQLCAADKLLLAPVPIYCSCCGSRIKCNVNYYSTSEENGMRHCFCTSCYRDSRGGSITFFGISILKAKLVKKKNDDEIEESWVQCDKCKHWQHQICALFNDIRDMEGKSEYVCPKCCLEEIEQGEHLPLPRAAVFSAKDLPTTLLSDYIEQRLFRRLQQEKEESAKALGRSLDEVPGADDLVVRVVLSVDKQLKVKQQFLEIFHDGNYPDEFPYRSKVILLFQKIEGVDVCLFGMYVQEFGSECSQPNHRCVYISYLDSVKYFRPDTKTAAGEALRTVVYHEILIGYLEYCKKRGFIACYLWACPPLKEEDYILYCHPEIQKTPKSDKLRQWYHSMLRKAAKENIVVDFTNLYDHFFVPTGHFYCKVTAARLPYFDGDYWSGAAENVIKNIEQQNGEHSGRKVKKVMTKRTLKALGHTNPSGGVTKDIILMQKLGQTIFPFKEDFIIVHLRFVCSYCHEVIFYGWRWCCNQCKNFQLCERCHDMEQGLNGGETHAIGSKEKHLLSKVMVDDIPSDTKDEDAILDNWLFENRHTFLGFCHKNHYQFDTLRRAKHSSMMILHHLHNPTIPTTGETCSICQQDTDTTDSNVCATCYNEKFGSLHIRRSTYHYYAANCENESISAQRKMHKLKELLDVLQHASQCEATNCDPCSYPNCLQIKRLFCHASKCPIRISRGCVPCKKVWFILKLHAGNCGQTDCCIPRCRDLKARS from the exons ATGCTTGCAAATGGATACGTGCCAGGGCAGGTCTTTGGCCAGACACCAAGCTATCCTTTCTCAAAATTTGTCAATCAATCTCAGTTGGGAGCAAATGCTCTAAATCAGTACCCAACAAATGACCTGAATAGCCTGAGTGACTGGCGCAAAGATCCCAGAATCAGTTTCTTTCGTGATTTAGTTAGAGAGAAAAT TGCTGAAAGTTGTAAATTGGAATTGCAAGAGCAAGGATCTAATATTGTAAATGTCTTAGAAAACAAACTATTTATGGAAGCTGTTTCAGAG GAGTATATGAATCTGGATGTACTGAGAGAGCGGTTGCAAAATTTTTATCAAAAGGACATGGTTGACCTAAACTGTAGTCAACAAGTGTCCAGCTACAGTGGTCCCACCTGTGAAGTGTTGCCAGCCCTGGGTTTGACTCATAGTTGCAATTCAGATGCAGCATACCCTCCTTTTAATCACTTCAACAATGATATTACTGACTATAACCCAATGATGGCTGGAAACAATGATCAATTTAGCTTCCTAAAAG GATTTCTTGATAGTGGAAACAAGCTAGGACTTGCAAGTTTGTACTGTGATTCACACATGAGGAAGATTTCTAATGAGTTGCTTCCTTCACATGATAGAAGTTCTGTCATTACATCATTTTCGGATAGGGGTTCCACCATTACAAGAAATTCCAACAGTGATAAAGTTTCAGAAATTGGAGCTTATGAAGGTGGACCATTCTTTTCCAAGG GTGTTGCAGATGACCTGAGCCTTCCTGCAATGGCATTTTCATCTACACTCAGAGAAAGCTCAGAGTTCCCCAATTCAATTTTGCAGATGTCAGAACTTGTTCCCCAATTGATTTCTGAAGACACTATTTTTCCTAGCATGGATTTTTCCATAATGAATTCAACTCTTGGTGATGTAGTGCAACCTAAATCACATATTCAAGAGCAGAAGCAGCAGAGGCCTTATTCATCATATGAGCAATTCAGTAACCCATTGGAGATGGCTGGAGAAATAGTTCCTATTCATTCTCATTTCCCCTCAGAACAGATACATGGAGTTCATATTGCTTTAGAAAGTTCTTCACTTCTTTCCAGTTCAAACGGAATTGCTGGACCAGCAAATCCTAGCAACCATTTGCATTTTTCTGTTGAACACAAGAGTTTACATGCTTATAGTAGCTGCAAGAGTCCTGCAATTCCAGCAG ATCAATTTAATACCAGTAAACGTCACCAAAGTTTTCAAAATATGTACAATGGTCTTATGATGGATTCAAGCACTACTGGAACCGGTGGGTCTGGCTCTTGTGCTTCAGAAAACATGCTGCCACCTACAAAACGTTTCAAGCCCAGCTCTGACAGTTCAGAAAACTTGCTGACTCCTTCAAAGGATCTGAAGATTGAAAAGTCCAGTTGTCTGTTGTCATATGAAAACAGAATTGCTTCTATATTGGCTCCATTGATGGTACAACCCCCTTTTCCTAAAGGACTTCCACCCTTGCTGCAATTGCCAGAATCTCCTGTATCTATTAATTCTGAGGTTTTGGATGGAAACATTGAATTTTCAAAGCCCATGCAAAATCCTTCAAGTGTAGATCAGGTTAGGAACAGTGCTGGGTATAATCTTTTGAGAATGAATGCTGAAAACTTGCATACTCCTTCTGAAGAACAAATTGTTGATGGTCCTAGGACACAGGAGATAGACTGTAGTAGTTTTGGTGAGATTGCAGATGCTGTAAAAGATAAGCCTAATGAGGTATATTTTAATAAATCACCTGCACTTTCTGAAGAGCTGGGTGCCACTTCTAGAGAGGAGGTGATACAAGTCATGTCTAATTTTGACCATGCCAAGCCTGATTTAGaaacaaaaaaggaagaagaaatggagcCAGAGAATCTAAAAACACGAGGTGTGTCTTTGATTGAATTTTTCTCAGCTGATGAAATAAAGGACCATATTTCAAGTCTTCAGCAGTGGATTGGTCAG AGAATGTCAAAGGGAGGAAAGGAAAAGCAAGTAATGCACTGTGCCAATGAGAATACATGCCAGTTGTGTGCAGCAGATAAGCTGTTACTAGCCCCAGTTCCAATATATTGCTCTTGTTGTGGTTCTCGAATCAAGTGCAATGTGAATTATTACAGTACCTCAGAGGAAAATGGTATGCGGCATTGTTTTTGTACCTCATGTTATAGGGATTCTCGAGGTGGGAGTATCACTTTCTTTGGAATTAGTATTCTGAAGGCAAAGCTGGTTAAGAAGAAGAATGATGATGAAATTGAAGAATCA TGGGTCCAGTGTGACAAATGTAAACATTGGCAACACCAGATATGTGCTCTCTTTAATGACATAAGAGATATGGAAGGGAAATCTGAGTACGTGTGTCCCAAATGCTGCTTAGAAGAGATTGAACAGGGGGAACATTTGCCTTTACCAAGGGCTGCTGTTTTTAGTGCAAAAGATTTGCCTACTACATTGCTTAGTGACTACATAGAGCAAAGACTCTTTAGGCGTCTTCAGCAGGAGAAAGAAGAGAGCGCAAAGGCTCTTGGAAGGAGCCTTGATGAG GTTCCTGGAGCAGATGATCTTGTTGTAAGAGTGGTGTTGTCTGTTGACAAACAGTTGAAAGTGAAGCAGCAGTTTCTAGAAATTTTTCATGATGGGAATTACCCTGATGAATTTCCATACAGATCAAAG GTGATTCTTTTGTTTCAGAAGATTGAAGGAGTAGATGTATGCCTTTTTGGCATGTACGTACAAGAGTTTGGTTCAGAGTGCAGTCAGCCAAATCACCGTTGTGTTTATATCTCATATCTTGATTCTGTTAAATACTTTAGGCCTGATACAAAGACTGCAGCTGGAGAAGCTCTTCGTACAGTTGTTTACCATGAAATATTG ATAGGATATCTTGAATACTGTAAGAAACGAGGTTTTATCGCTTGCTATTTATGGGCCTGCCCTCCTTTAAAGGAAGAAGATTATATCTTATATTGCCATCCAGAAATTCAGAAGACTCCAAAGTCTGACAAGTTGCGGCAATG GTATCATTCAATGCTAAGAAAAGCAGCCAAAGAAAATATTGTGGTTGATTTCACTAATTTATATGATCACTTCTTTGTTCCTACTGGGCATTTTTATTGCAAAGTAACGGCAGCTCGTTTGCCATATTTTGATGGTGATTATTGGTCTGGTGCTGCTGAGAATGTCATCAAGAATATTGAGCAACAAAATGGAGAACATTCAGGGAGGAAGGTGAAGAAAGTAATGACAAAGAGAACTTTAAAAGCCTTGGGGCATACAAATCCTTCTGGTGGTGTTACTAAAGATATTATACTGATGCAAAAA CTAGGACAAACCATCTTTCCTTTTAAGGAGGACTTCATTATTGTCCATTTGCGATTTGTTTGCTCATACTGCCATGAAGTGATATTTTATGGATGGCGTTGGTGTTGCAATCAGTGCAAAAATTTTCAGCTTTGTGAAAG ATGCCATGATATGGAGCAAGGCCTTAATGGTGGGGAAACACACGCTATAGGTAGCAAAGAAAAGCATTTACTTTCTAAG GTTATGGTTGATGATATTCCATCTGATACCAAGGATGAAGATGCTATTTTGGATAATTGGTTATTTGAAAATAGGCATACCTTCTTGGGTTTCTGTCACAAGAATCATTATCAGTTTGACACACTTCGCCGAGCCAAGCATTCCTCAATGATGATCCTACATCATCTTCATAATCCAACAATTCCCACTACTGGGGAAACCTGCAGCATTTGCCAGCAGGATACTGATACCACAGATAGTAATGTTTGTGCCACCTGCTATAATGAGAAATTTGGTTCTTTGCATATTCGCAGGTCAACTTATCACTATTATGCAGCTAATTGTGAAAATGAGAGTATATCTGCACAGCGGAAAATGCACAAG CTAAAGGAACTGCTAGATGTTCTACAACATGCCTCTCAATGTGAAGCAACCAATTGTGACCCCTGCTCTTACCCTAACTGCCTTCAAATCAAAAGGTTATTCTGTCATGCATCTAAGTGCCCCATTCGGATCTCCAGAGGTTGTGTGCCTTGTAAAAAGGTGTGGTTCATACTGAAGCTGCATGCAGGAAATTGTGGACAGACAGATTGCTGCATACCACGCTGCAG GGATTTGAAGGCCCGAAGCTAA